The Anaerobaca lacustris sequence CTCGACGCCGTCCTCCCAAGAGGTATGTCCCCAGCCGGCAAATGCCTCTTGCTGCACCCGGCCGAAGTGCGCGTCGATGACAAGCATCTCCGCCGATCTCGGTTCACGACACAGGGTTTTGAACGCGGTCTCGAAGGCGTCCGTGCGATCCTGCCACTCGATATCGGTGGCAAACACCAGCGAGGCGCCGCCGGCGTCGTCCACCCGATAGGCAAGAGACCCGCCGGGATGGGGAACGGGACAACCCTGCACCCGCAAGCCGCCGACCTGGACTCCCTCAGCCGGGAATTCGGCGAACTCGACCTGTGCTCTCATCTGCTTCCAGGAGATCGGCCAGTACGGCTGGGCCAGCAGACCCGTCACGGCGCTGCGAACGCCGCCGTCGACAAATGTTGGACCGACGAATCGGAATGACCACTCCGACCTGTAGAGCAGGGGGTTCATCGTTAGCCCGATCAAGTGATCGAGATGATAGTGTGAGAACAGCACGGTAATCCTGCCCGGCTCAGTCCGGCCCAATTGCCCCGCGACGGCTCGCATCCCGGTGCCCGCGTCGAGCACGAGTCGTTCGCCGTGCGAGCCGACCAGCAGCAGCGAGGTCGTGTCGCCGCCGAACTCGTCGAAACCGCTCCCGAGAGCCGGCTGGCTGCCACGCATTCCGCCAATGAAAAGCCGCATGCTCATTTCTCCGTCAGTCCCCAGACACCGTCCCATGAGGTCGGAGGATGGGCCGCCAGGTGCGCGCATCGTTGAGCGTAGCTCCTCGCAGCAGGGTCGTCGGGCAATCGCTCGAAGACGGCCTTGGCCCCTGCGAAGTCGCCCTTGCGAAAGAGCGCCAGCCCGGCGGCGAACGTCTCCCAACCGGCCGGCGCAGGATCGGCGGCAAAGCCGGTCAGTTCGTATACCTCCACTGCGGTCTTGCGGCCCACCACGCGGAGGTCCGCCAGCTTGCGGCCCCGGAATTCAGAGCCCGCCTGCCGCCACGTGCCGTCGGAGACCATGGTCTCTGTGCCAAAGGCCTTGTTGGCCCCCTCCAGGCGGGCGGCGAGGTTCGCAGCATCGCCGAGGATCGTGTAGTTGAACCGCTTACGGGAGCCCATGTTGCCGACGACGACGTCACCCGTGTTCAGGCCCACCCTCATCCGCAGCACGGCCCCCGTCCGCTGCTGGAAACCGTCCCGAAGTTCCGCCAGTCGGCGCTGGCAGCGCAGTGCCGCGCGGCAGGCGCGGACCGCGTGGTCCGACTGCGCCAGCGGCGCGTTCCAGAAGGCGATGATGGCGTCGCCCTCGTACTTATCGAGCGTACCCCCTTCTTCCATGATGATGTCCGTCATCTCGCTGAGATAGTCGTTCAGCAGTGTCGTCAGCTCGACCGGCCCCAGCTTCTCGGAGAAGGTGGAGAAGCCGGCCAGGTCGGTGAACATGATCGTCATCTCGCGTTTTTCACCACCGAGTTGGAGATGTTTGGGGTCGCGGATGATCTTCTCGATTACCTCGCCGCTGAGATAATGCCTGAAGGCCTGCTTGATAAACGCCTTCTGGCGTCCCTCAGCCCAGTAGTTCATGGCCAGGGCACCGACGAGCGCCAGGCCCGCTGCTGTTTCATGCACGGCGACCGGCCACCACCATCCTCGGGCGTAGGCGGCGAAACCGATCAGCATCGGTATGCCAAGCCAGAAGACGGAAAGCGGGCCCGCCTGCCACCAGCGGCCGCCATAGGTCAGCGACAGCGCGGCTCCGACGGCCGTCGCCAGCACGCCCAGCGCGACAGCGGGCCCACCTGCTTTGGCGATGAAAGACTTAGTGATGAGGTTATCGACGAAGGTGGCGTGCAATATGACCCCGGGACACTTGGGATTGACCGGGGTCGGTCGCAAATCGAGCAGCGCCGGCGCGCTGCACCCCACGAAGACATAGCAGTCTTTGAAGGTATCGGGCGACAGCACGGGGGGTTCTTCATCGCGCAGACGCAACTCCGATTGAATGACTGCCGCGGCAGAGACCGCTTCGGGCAAACCATCGCGGCCTCGGAATCGCAGGATCGCATCGCCGCGTTCGTCGAGAGGAACGATGCTGTCGCCGATCTGGAGCCGTCGTACATCGGCTGTGACTTCGCTTGGCTCTGTGGCCAAATATGTTGCCAGCCCCAGCGCGGGGATCTCGATGCCATCGAAGCGACAGAACGGCGAGATCCGCCGGAACACGCCATCGGCGTCCGGCAGGCCCGCGACGTGTCCGAAGGCCATAGCGCCCGCCGCCACTTCCGGAACCGGAAACAGAAGATGATTGGGCTCGATCGCCGCCGCCACGGTCGTCGTACGATCCGGACGCGGCATGGATTCGGGCCATGTCTCCACGCTTCCGCCCGGCATCAGCGCCAGGACCGCCGGCGGACCGGACTTCAGGGCCTCGCCCATCGCCTCGTCATCGGAGACGCCGTAGACCGACGGCTCAGTGAACAACAGATCCAAGGCCAGCGCCCGTGCTCCGCCGCGCTCACAGAACGCCGAGATCGCGCCGTACACCTCGCGCGGCCAGGGCCAGCCCCACCCATTCTCGCGCTGGGCCCAGTCGAGGCTGGTCTGGTCCAGCAGGATCAACTTGATCTCGGGCGAAAGGGTTTCTCGCGCCGAAAAGAAGCGGGCGCGCCACGCCCACGTCGGGGCTTCCCAGGATTCCAGGGCGCCGAGTTGCCACACGAGCAGCGCCGCTGCCGCAGTGGACAGGCCGATCAGCAGTGCACGCACACATTTGCCGCGAAGCTTGGGCATGCGGTCCTTCCCATCACGCATTATCGTCGTTTGCCGTGTGCCCCTGAGGGCGAATGATGATTCGCCCCTACCTGCCGCCCAGCACCGGCTGCATCGCGGTGGCGAAACGCTGTTGCCGGACGGCATCAGGGGCGGCCTGCGCGGTTGGGATTGCGGGCTTCAACGCGTCAGCCCGGCTCGAAGCCGAGGGGTGCGTTTTGGCGAAGCCCAGACCGCGCGCCGTGGCAAGTCGCTCGTCCATGCGTTTGAGCATCGTAAGGATGGCCGCTTCGGGGTAGCCGGCGCGTTTGAGCAGGCGCACCGCCGCGGCGTCCGCATCGCGCTCCTGCGTTCGCGAGTAGCCGCTCGTCGTCAGCGTCATCACCACGTCGCCCACCGATGACTCGAACTCGCGCGTCAGCGAGGCCAGCTCTTCGCTGCCCAACTGCTTGGCCGATTCGGCCGCAACGATCGTGAACGCTTCGGTCAGGCGGCTCTGCTTGATCGCGCGGAGCCCGTGTTTTGCCTGGACGTGACAAATCTCATGGGCCAGCACGGCCGCCAACTCGTCCTCATTCTCGCAGCAACGCAGCATACCGCGCGTCACGAGGATCAATCCACCCGGCGCGGCAAATGCGTTGACTTCGTCGGAATCAAGCAGAAGGAAGCGGTAGCCGCCAAACGTTTCGGGCCGCTCGGAGAAGACGGCCAGCGACTGGCCGAGCAGGTTCAGATAGGCGTTCGCCTCCGGCCGATCCAGTGGCTGATACGTCTCGAACACGCGCGCCGCCACGGCGCGGCCGATGTAATACTCCTGTTCGGGGGTCAGATCCTGCCAGCTCTTCTCGACGGCCGTCGCGCCGCGTTTGACCGATTCGGCCTGGTCCTCGGTCAGCACGCCCGTGGCCCGTCCCAGTTCGGCGCCCACCTCGCCCACGCCCTCGCAGCCGCAGAACCACAATGCGGTCAACAGGCCCATCCCGATGCTCAATGCCAGCCAGTGCCTTGCGTTCATAGGGCACCTCCCGGCAGATTGCCCTGCCTGCGGAATTCCACGATCTGCTCGGCACCGACCTCGAGCGCCGCCATGCGATCCACCCACGTGTAGTCCAGTGTCCCTTCGGCTCGGAGCTTGGCCTCGACCTGCTCGTTGAATCCCTTGCCGGCCAGGGCGACCTCGTCGGACGAGACGCCGGTGTCCACGTCGGATGTCCCGGCCCGCATGGCAACCGGCTTCTTCGAGAGGGCCGACTCGTGCAGCCAGCCTTTCGCGCCGTCGGGCATGGTGACAGGATACCAGCCGTTTTGCACCGCCCCGGTTTCGACGACCTCGCCGTAATCCACTGCGGCCACGGTCTTGCCCAGTTGCGAGGGTGTGGCACGCACCCGGGCGTTACGCACCTGGACACTCATCGGCGCGGCGAATGCGATCCCGACGCATATCGGGACGGTAATCGCGACCAGCACCGCAAGAATCTTCGTCTTCATGACTTCTTGTCTCCTGCGAAAGCGCACTCCATTTTCGCCGTCTCGGATCACGATATGCATCGGACAGCACCGCGTACAATGATACCGAGCCGCATGCCAAAAGCAAGCCACCACGATCTTCATGGATCGAGCAGACCTTCAGACCTTGCTCTTGGCCGTGCCGAGAGAGTACACTGCCGGCTACGGACCGATGCCGCAGGCGTCTCTTCCTGCTGCCGGGTTCTGAGGAAAAGCAGATGGCCTGCTATTGAGGGCGTATATGAAGAAGTCGAATCGTACTCGGCTGGTTCTTGTGGGCGTGGGAATCCTGTTGCTCCTTCTCGGACTTCGTGGCGTAGCCTTGGGGGTGATCGGCGAAACGACCCAGGCGGCCGTCACCGAGGTCCAGCAGACGGTCAGCCAGCAGGATGATCCCATGGACCACAACTATCAGATCTCTTATCGGTTCCGCGTCGACGGCAAGGACTACACCGGCAGCTTCACCCGCAAGAAAGTCTATAACACGGGGACCCTGCCTTCGGTAGGGTCCCCGGTTTCCATTCGTTATCTTGCCGCTGCCCCCGCCGTCAATGGAGGCCCGGACGCAGGGCCGGTCGGCGGTCTGGTCCTTGGGGCGCTGGGGCTGTTCCTGCTGTTTCTCGGTGTCAAGCCGGCCAAGGCCGCCCCGGCGCCCGTACCGGAGGAGAGTCCCTCCACGGACTCTCCAGAATGACAGTCATCATTCCAGTTGAGGAGACCTGCGATGAAGAAGACCATACTGCTTGCCTGGGGCATCTGTCTGTTCGGTTCCGTTGTGTTCGGACGGGACTACTACGTAGCGACCAACGGCAACGACACCAACCCCGGAACGATCGACAAACCCTTCGCCACGCTGGAGAAGGCCCGTGATGCCGTCCGACAGGACACATCCGACGGCGTCACCGTCGTGATTCGAGGCGGCGACTACTTCCGCGCGGAGTCGTTCGCGCTGACGGAGAAGGACTCGGGTCGGCTCGGAAAGCCTGTCGTCTACCGCGCCTATCCGGGCGAGACCGTTCGTTTGATCGGCGGCCGCCGGCTTGCGGCCGGGGACTTCTCAAAGGTCTCATCGGCAGATGCCGTCTGGGACCGGCTCGATCCGAGCGCCCGGGGCCGGTGCGTTCGAATCTCCGGGTTGAAGGCCACCCCGCAGATGCCGCTGCAGATGGAGCTGAGCTTCGGCGGCAAGCTGATGCAACTGGCCCGCTGGCCCAACGAAGGGTTCGTTCGCACGACGTCGGCCGCCGACGACATCACGTTCGGCTACGACGACCCGCGTCCCAAACGCTGGCTCGCTGCGTCCGACGCGCACGCCGTCGGCTACTGGCGTCACGGGTGGTCCAACCAGATCGTGAAGATTGCGAAGATCGACACGACGGCCAAGACGATCACCGCCGAGAAGGTCCCGCCGTATGGGATGCAGGCGAAGAAGCCGTACTACGTCGTCAACCTCATTGAGGAGATCGACCAGCCGGGCGAGTGGTATTTCGACCGGGCCGCCGGAAGTCTCTATTTGTGGCCGCCGGAGGATCTCGACAAGGGCGATGTTCTGATCTCCACGCTGGAGGCGCCGATCATCGCGATGAAGAACGCCTCACACGTTCGGATCGAAGGGCTGACGATCGAGATGGGCGTCCGGAATGGCATCGAGGTCTCCGGCGGCAGTGACGTTCGGATCGAGCGTTGCACCGTCCGCAACATGCGGGGCAACGGCATCGAGATCTCCGGTACGAACCACGGCGTAGTGCATTGTACGATCCACGGCATCGGGCAGACGGGGGTCGCCGTATCCGGCGGGGATCGTGCGAAGCTCACGCCGGGCAACAACTTCGTGCGCCACTGTACGATTCATGATTTCGGCCGGTGGCAGCGGACCTATGCCCCCGCGATTCGTCTCAACGGTGTGGGCAATGTCGCGGCCAACAACAAGCTCTACGACGCTCCGCACTCGGCGATTCTCTTCGGCGGCAACGAGCATCGAATGGAGCGCAACGAGATCTACGGCGTCTGCTACGAGGTGGACGACGCCGGCTCGATCTACGCCGGACGCGACTGGGGCCTGCAAGGCAATGTGATCGAGAACAACTTCTTCCACCACATCGAAAGCCACCTGACCGGCAGCAACGGCGTTCACGCGGTCTATCTCGACGACTGCGCCAGCGGCGTCACCGTCGTCGGCAACGTCTTCTACAAGATCAGCGGACGGGCCATCATGTGCGGCGGCGGACGCGACAACACCATCGACAACAACGTTATCGCCAGGTGCGGCTCGGCCCACTTCACCGACCGGCGCGGCAAGGTCTGGATCGACAAGGACAATAGTTGGAAGCTGCTCGACAAGATCAAGCGGGTCAACTACACGCAGCCGCCGTGGAGCGAGCGCTATCCGCGACTGGCCCGCATCCTCGACAACGGATATGAGCAGGCCAAGGAGCCCGAAGGCTGCATCATCGCTCGCAACATCGGCTGGCAGAACACGCGCTGGCTGGAGAAGAACTGCCTCGGGGCCTGCGGCGGGTTCGATTTCTACAGCTTCCAGGACAACATCGAGGACCAGGACCCGAGATTCGTCGACGAGGCAAACCTGAATCTCGCGCTGCGCGACGATTCACCGGCGTACTCGATTCCGGGCTTCAAGCGGATTCCGTTCGAGAAGATCGGCCCACAGCAGAGCGACAACAAGCTGGGCGGCTATGCCATCAACCCGGTGTGGATGGCTGAGGCGATGAACGTCTTCAATGCGCCCAAGCCAAAGCTCGAATTGCCCACGAAGCATCCCGACGCCCAGTGGTTTCCCGAGGCGAGCTTCGGCTTGTTCCTGCACTGGGGCATCCATAGCGTCGACGGAATTGACCCCTCATGGTCGATGATGAAAGGCTGTCCCTGGCATGGCAGTTCCGATCCCTACAAGAAGTACAACCAGGACCAGACGCAATATTATGGCCTGGCGGAGAAATTCAACCCGACCCAGTACGATCCCGACAAGTGGATGGCGGCGGCGAGGAAAGCGGGCTTCACCTACGCCGTGCTGACGACGAAACACCACGACGGCTACGCGCTGTGGCCGACCGACTTCGGCGACTTCAGCACGAAGCAGTACATGGGAGGTCGCGATCTGCTCAAGCCCTATGTCGACGCCTGTCGCAAGCACGGCCTGAAGGTCGGTTTCTACTTCTCGCCTCGCGACTGGCATTATCCCGGCTATCCGCAGGCGATGGAGTACCGGGCGAAGTTTCCGCTGCCGCCGGCTGACGAGAACTTCGAGAATTTCAAGGCGTTCTACGCCTACACGCTCGGCCAGATTCACGAGCTGCTGACCCGCTACGGCAGGATCGACGTGCTCTGGTTCGACGGGATGGGCTGGAGCGGCGTTTCCGACATGCGCGCCGAGCAGACGCTGGCCTGGGTCCGGTCGATCCAGCCGGGCATCGCGATCAATCCGCGATGGAGCGGCTTCGGCGACTTCGCCACTACCGAGTGCACGCCTGGCAAGCCTGAGAACTGGAAACCCGGCCACTGGTGGGAGGCCTGCGACATCTGGCCCAGCGGCCACTGGGGCTACGTCCCAAGCGAGCGGTTCAAACCGCTCTCGTGGGTCTTCACGCGCCTCGCCAATTGCCGCGCGTGGGGCGGCAACTTCCTCTGCAACGTCGGGCCGCGCCCCGATGGGACGATGCCCGATGTGTTCTACGATTACTGCGACGATCTGTCGCAGTGGATGGCCCACAGCCGCGATTCGGTCATCGGCGCCGGGCCCGCCCCCGGCGAAGACCGCGGCAACGTCCCGATCACCACACGCGGCGATACCTGGTATCTGCACGTGCTGCCGGCTCACCAGGGCCCCGTTGTGCTTTCGAAGGTTTCCGAGCCAAAGGCGGTCGTGTTGATGCGCACCGGCCGGACGCTCCCATACGAGCGCCGGGGCGACGGCCTGACCATCGCCATCCCAGCCGATCTGCGCACCGACCTCGACGACGTCGTCGCCGTCCGCTGGTTTGACTGATTAGGCCGTCCACAATCCGAGTGGTTGTCTGTATCGTGCTGTCGGTAGGTCAGTGGCGGCTGTGTCACTCTCAGGGAGACGCCACCTGAGTGTTTCGGTAGTAGCGGCGGGCCGTGTGGCGGCGGTTGAAGGTTGCCTCAACCCGCTCGATATAGCGGAGAAGGCCCTGACGCCGGGCACCGCCGTGGTTGATAAAATAGCTGTCCAGGAGCAGTTGCCTGTGGTCTTCGTCGAAGTACTCCGGCAGCATGCTCCAGAGGAGTCGGGCGAGGTTCTTGGCCTTCCTCTTGTCGCTGCGAACCCCCTGTGCCATGCGGTGCAAATCGATGACGCTAAGGCGGTCTTCGCCGGAGGGGCCGTCGGCGCCGAGGTAGAGATGCCAGATCTGGAGGTCCGGCAGCGAGATGTCGAGCCCGTGCAGGGTCCTGGCCAGATTCGCGACGGCGACGATGATCTTCTCCTGGCGGCCGCGGTCGAGGCCCTGCCAGCTCTCCTCCACGAGATCGAGCAGGCAAACCCCGTCGAGCTGCCGGGTAACGAAGAAAGAGGCCTTCTCCAAGCCCCAGCGGGTCCGCTCACCCATGCAGACGGGCTCGTAGGTTCCGATGCCGTTCTTCAGCAGGTGCCGGGCGTTTCGCCACTCGACGCCCGCCTGTGAGGTCAGCCCGCCGAGGCCGCTCCGGGTGGCCAGGATATCCTTGAGATGAGGGTCGTGAAACCGCTTCATGAAGAAGATCTTCCGGTCGGCCCCTTCGCCGAGGGCCAGCTTCAGGACGTCTCGTTTGCGGTTTCTGTTGACGGTGAGCGTCTCCGGGTAGTCGTAGAAATCGTCGAACGTCCTCAGCCCCAGGGCGGCGAAGTACGGTTCCCATGACTCTGCAAAGACGACCTTGTCCATGACCCGAACGATCTCCAAATGGCGTCTCTCCCAAACGGGTATGTTGGTACCACGTTCGCCAGCGGCTGTAAACACCTTTCCATTCGGGGGGCGGCAGGGCGCGCGATTCGGCTGCCAGGCTGGCAGGGCGAACGAGCCGGACTGCAATTATGCCAGAGGAGGCAGGCGGAACCGGCTGGTTAGTAAGTCGCTCTTTTATAGATACTTACGCCTATGCCAGTCGGCCGGATCGCTTGTGGCACGGCATTTGCATTCGATGACGACGGTAGGATGACTATGATGGCAGAACGATCTCAACTCGGTGATGTCAATGTCCTGGCCAGTGCGGCGAACTGGGCGTGGCCGGAGGCCGTGCGCAGCTTGTTCAGGCCAAGAGGCATCAACCTCATGGTCGCCGAGGACACCAGCGACTTCGTTCACATCCTCGGCCGAACCCGCGTCCACACGACGATCGTCGATATGGACTCGGAGCGGGCCAACGCCCTGGCCACCATCAAGATCATCCGGATGGACCATCCGCTGCTGCCGTGCATTCTGCTGACCAGCCGGGTCGATCAGGATGTGCTCGGCAAGGCGCTCCAGCTCGACGTCTTCGGCGTGATCGGCAAACCGGTGAATATGGAGGTGCTCCACCAACTCCTCAACCGGCTCTTCCTGAAGAAATACAACAGCGACATCTTCTCACAGTGACCAGGGTAAGTGTCTTGTGAACAAAGAGTTCTGCTTTGAGTGCGGATAGTGGATACGACGGTACGGTCAACCCCATACAACCAAGTGGAAAGGAGTAAGCACAAATGAACATTCGACCATTGGCGGATAAGGTCCTGGTGGAGCGCGTCGAGGCGGAATCGAAGACGGCCGGCGGGATCGTTCTGCCGGATACGGCCAAGGAGAAGCCCCAAAGAGGCAGAGTGGTCAACGTCGGCGAGGGCAAGCTGCTCGAAGACGGCACCCGCAGAGAGGTCCAGCTCAAGAAGGGCGACCTGGTGTTGTTCACCAGCTACGCCGGCACCGAGGTCAAGGTCGACGGCAAGGAATACCTGATCATGGACGAGTCGGACATCATGGCCGTGATTGAGAAGTAGCCCGCCGAAGGCCGCGAAACAGACTTTCACGCATTCGGATCGATAGCGAAGAAGGAGAAAGCAAGATATGGCAGCGAAGAAAATCGCATACGGCACCGATGCACGCGGCGCCATTCGTGAGGGCGTCCGAAAGCTCGCCGGCGCCGTCAAGATCACGCTCGGCCCCTGCGGCAGAAACGTGATTCTCGAAAAATCGTTCGGCTCGCCCACCGTCACCAAGGACGGCGTCAGCGTCGCCAAGGAGATCGAGCTGGAAGACGCCTACGAGAACATGGGCGCCCAGATGGTCAAGGAAGTGGCTTCGAAGACCTCGAGCGTGGCCGGCGACGGGACGACGACCGCCACGATTCTGGCCGAGAGCATCTTCGAGGAGGGGCTCAAGAACATCACCGCCGGCGCCAACCCGATGCAGGTCAAGCGCGGGATCGAGCTGGCCGTCGAGACGATCGTCGACGAGCTGTTCAAGATGGCCGCGCCCGTCGAGTCGACCAAGCAGATCGAGCAGGTGGCCACATGCTCGGCCAACCAGGACGCCGAGATCGGCAAGAAGCTCGCCGAGGCAATGGACAAGGTCGGCAAAGACGGCGTCATCACGGTCGAGGAAGGCCAGTCGCTCGAAACGACGGTCGAGCTGGTCGAGGGCATGCAGTTCGACAAGGGCTACCTGAGCCCGCACTTCGTCAACAACGTCGAGAGCATGTCCGTCGTTCTGGACAAGCCCTACATCCTGGTCCACGAGAAGAAGATCAGCTCGATCAAGTCGCTGGTCCCGCTGCTGGAAAAGGTGGCCAAGCAGGGCAAGCCGCTGCTGATCATCGCCGAGGACGTCGAGGGCGAGGCCCTGGCGACGCTGGTGGTCAACAAGCTGCGCGGCGTGCTCCAGGTAGCCGCGGTGAAGGCCCCCGGCTTCGGCGACCGCCGCAAGGCCCTGCTCAGCGACATCGCCGTGCTGACGGGCGCTGAGCCGATCTTCGAGGACCTCGGTCTGAACATCGAGAACATCGAGCTTCAGCAGCTCGGCCGGGCCAAGCAGATCACCATCGACAAGGACACCACCACGATCATCGAAGGCGCCGGCAGCACCGAGGCGATCAAGGCCCGCATCGAGCAGATCAAGGCCGAGATCGACAACTCCACCAGCGACTACGATATCGAGAAGCTCCAGGAACGTCTGGCCAAGCTGGCCGGTGGCGTCGCCCAGATCAACGTCGGCGCTGCGACCGAGGCCGAGATGAAAGAGAAGAAGGCCCGCGTCGAGGACGCGCTGCACGCCTGCCGTGCCGCGGCCGAAGAGGGCATCCTTCCCGGCGGCGGCGTCGCCATGCTGCGGGTCCTGCCGGCCCTGGCCAAGATCAAGACCAAGGGCGACGAGGGCATTGGCGTGGACATCGTCCGCCGCGCCGTGGTCGCTCCGATCAAGCAGATCGCCCAGAACGCCGGGCTCGACGGCTCGATCGTCGCCCAGAAGGTCATGGAGAGCACCGAGAAGAATTTCGGCTACAACGCCCTGACCAAGCAGTACGGCGACATGATCAAGTTTGGGGTGATCGTGCCGACCAAGGTCGAGCGAACCGCCTTGCAGAACGGCGCATCGATCGCGGCCCTGCTGCTGACGACCGATGCCGTCGTCAGTGAGATCCCCGAGAAGAAGAAACAACCCGCCATGCCTCCGGGCGGCGACATGTACTGATGAGATGAACGCCGAGCGGGTCCCGAATGAACGGGACCCGCTTTTTTTTCGTACGCTTCGCAGGAAGGAGTGCCGAAAATGGTCTTTCGCTACTACTCGAATGCGTTGTCTCAGGCCTCACGCAGCGTCGCCAGCGCGATCATGATCGTCGGCCTGCTGCTGATCGGGTTCGGCGTCCTGATTGCCGCGCTGCCCCAGTTCTTCGCCTACCTTGCGGCCGGGGTGTTCTTCGTCGCGGGCCTCGGCTGTGGCATCACCGCCATCAAAATCTTCTGGGCCCAGAGCCGGATCGACCGCGCCGCTGCCCAGGACGAACCCCCCGTCTGCCGAGAAAACGTCCGCATCCACACGTACCATTCCGACGAACTGTAAGAGCTTGCCGCGCGCCGTTATGGCTATGGGCGCAATTCAGACGCCAGCATCATCATCAGGAGGGCCAACAGGGTCCCTGCAAGGCCCGCAAGGCGGTACTCGCTGTTTGAGCGCGACTGCCACCAGTGTCTCAGGAATGCGAATCGCTCCGTCGCCGCCACGACGAAGAGCAGGCCGACCACGGTCGAGACAAGCCCCGTAGTGGCCGACAGCGCCGCCGTCGCGGCGAAAAACGACCGGATCAGCCAGGCCAGCCCCGGCGCCAGGAAGACAAACCCGTCGGCGACCAACCATGCCGGGCCGATCTCCTTGTCCACGAAGGCCATACCCCGTCGATACAA is a genomic window containing:
- the groL gene encoding chaperonin GroEL (60 kDa chaperone family; promotes refolding of misfolded polypeptides especially under stressful conditions; forms two stacked rings of heptamers to form a barrel-shaped 14mer; ends can be capped by GroES; misfolded proteins enter the barrel where they are refolded when GroES binds); its protein translation is MAAKKIAYGTDARGAIREGVRKLAGAVKITLGPCGRNVILEKSFGSPTVTKDGVSVAKEIELEDAYENMGAQMVKEVASKTSSVAGDGTTTATILAESIFEEGLKNITAGANPMQVKRGIELAVETIVDELFKMAAPVESTKQIEQVATCSANQDAEIGKKLAEAMDKVGKDGVITVEEGQSLETTVELVEGMQFDKGYLSPHFVNNVESMSVVLDKPYILVHEKKISSIKSLVPLLEKVAKQGKPLLIIAEDVEGEALATLVVNKLRGVLQVAAVKAPGFGDRRKALLSDIAVLTGAEPIFEDLGLNIENIELQQLGRAKQITIDKDTTTIIEGAGSTEAIKARIEQIKAEIDNSTSDYDIEKLQERLAKLAGGVAQINVGAATEAEMKEKKARVEDALHACRAAAEEGILPGGGVAMLRVLPALAKIKTKGDEGIGVDIVRRAVVAPIKQIAQNAGLDGSIVAQKVMESTEKNFGYNALTKQYGDMIKFGVIVPTKVERTALQNGASIAALLLTTDAVVSEIPEKKKQPAMPPGGDMY
- the groES gene encoding co-chaperone GroES; protein product: MNIRPLADKVLVERVEAESKTAGGIVLPDTAKEKPQRGRVVNVGEGKLLEDGTRREVQLKKGDLVLFTSYAGTEVKVDGKEYLIMDESDIMAVIEK
- a CDS encoding response regulator, whose protein sequence is MMAERSQLGDVNVLASAANWAWPEAVRSLFRPRGINLMVAEDTSDFVHILGRTRVHTTIVDMDSERANALATIKIIRMDHPLLPCILLTSRVDQDVLGKALQLDVFGVIGKPVNMEVLHQLLNRLFLKKYNSDIFSQ